A part of Pseudomonadota bacterium genomic DNA contains:
- a CDS encoding DDE-type integrase/transposase/recombinase, protein MQNPFRYFNSSPEVIRLAVMMYIRYPLSLRQVEDLLHERGIDICHETARFWWNRFVPMFAAEIRERRVQHHSYSNWRWLNKRAENSHQPFRRREGAMARFRDIKTLQKFASAHASIHNHFNLDRHLNRRETFKENRAAALAEWRHLAA, encoded by the coding sequence ATGCAAAATCCCTTCCGTTATTTCAACAGCTCGCCCGAGGTAATCCGCCTCGCGGTGATGATGTACATCCGTTACCCGCTTTCGCTGCGGCAGGTAGAGGATCTTCTCCACGAACGCGGCATCGATATCTGCCACGAGACGGCGCGTTTCTGGTGGAACCGGTTTGTTCCGATGTTTGCCGCGGAGATCCGGGAGCGGCGGGTACAGCACCATTCGTATTCGAACTGGCGCTGGCTCAACAAGCGTGCCGAAAACTCACACCAGCCATTTCGACGACGGGAAGGAGCGATGGCCAGATTCAGGGATATCAAGACCCTGCAAAAATTTGCCTCTGCCCATGCCTCGATCCACAATCATTTCAACCTCGACCGTCACCTGAACCGCCGCGAAACCTTCAAAGAAAACCGTGCCGCCGCACTGGCCGAGTGGCGTCATCTTGCAGCGTGA
- a CDS encoding OmpA family protein, producing the protein MRISAFRAVSLSAFLAVSLMTGLVLPAVAEEDGWYLRAQGGGNFADDPDIWGTGGTVFNRTSDIATGYVAGAALGRAFGKLRLEGEFLYRRNGLDALNGVSTGVSGDRSVRSATANLLYDIYSFEAYPDRPFDLYAGFGLGVARVSLDDVTEGGASLVDDSDSVFAYQALAGIRHRFAPQWSVNLDYRYFATERPEFGLVAGGTVKSDVEDHSVLFGITWHFGAPTKAAPAPATPSVMPVAAPAPVPAPAPAAPEKKTFLVFFDWDKSDIRPDAAAILTEAATAAKGGALTVVLRLVGHADRSGPRPYNQRLSEHRALAVKDFLVGQGLSADVIATLGKGEDDPLVATPDGVREPRNRRVEIALP; encoded by the coding sequence ATGCGAATTTCGGCTTTTCGAGCCGTAAGCCTTTCCGCTTTTCTGGCCGTTTCTTTGATGACGGGCCTTGTTCTTCCGGCCGTGGCCGAGGAGGACGGCTGGTATCTCCGCGCCCAGGGCGGCGGCAATTTCGCGGACGATCCGGATATCTGGGGCACCGGGGGGACGGTCTTCAACCGGACAAGCGATATCGCCACCGGCTATGTGGCGGGGGCGGCGCTGGGCCGTGCTTTCGGGAAGCTTCGCCTCGAAGGGGAATTCCTCTACCGCCGGAACGGTCTCGATGCACTGAATGGGGTATCGACGGGGGTTTCGGGCGACCGTTCGGTTCGCAGCGCGACGGCGAACCTTCTTTACGACATCTATTCGTTCGAAGCCTATCCGGACCGGCCTTTTGATCTCTATGCCGGCTTCGGACTCGGCGTGGCTAGGGTTTCCCTCGACGACGTGACGGAAGGGGGAGCCTCCTTGGTTGACGATAGCGACAGCGTTTTTGCCTACCAGGCGCTGGCCGGTATTCGTCATCGTTTTGCCCCGCAATGGTCGGTCAACCTCGATTACCGCTATTTCGCGACGGAACGGCCGGAATTCGGGCTGGTCGCCGGCGGTACCGTCAAGTCGGACGTCGAGGATCATTCGGTCCTGTTCGGGATCACCTGGCATTTCGGCGCGCCCACCAAGGCGGCGCCTGCGCCGGCTACGCCTTCGGTGATGCCGGTAGCGGCTCCGGCGCCTGTTCCCGCTCCCGCACCGGCGGCGCCCGAAAAGAAAACCTTCCTTGTCTTCTTCGATTGGGACAAGTCGGACATCCGCCCCGACGCGGCTGCGATCTTGACGGAAGCCGCAACGGCCGCGAAAGGGGGTGCGCTTACTGTTGTTCTCCGGCTGGTCGGCCATGCCGACCGTTCCGGACCGCGGCCCTATAACCAGAGGCTTTCCGAACACCGGGCCCTGGCCGTCAAGGATTTCCTTGTTGGCCAAGGCCTGTCCGCAGATGTGATTGCGACGCTTGGCAAGGGCGAAGACGACCCCCTCGTCGCGACACCGGATGGCGTGCGCGAACCCAGGAACCGCCGCGTCGAGATCGCGCTTCCCTAA
- a CDS encoding FkbM family methyltransferase, which translates to MADYFSRVRAMGFRPRTVIDVGVADGTFDLYEGFPDSRFLLIEPMVEFEPALKRICRQHNGIYEIAAAGSRKGSAQIHFGANLHGASLVAEDGGERSVSVITVDALVEQHQMKGPFVLKIDVQGAEFEVIEGSVKTLEQTEIVVLEVPLFDFSKTGITMVEAVLKMKELGFVPHDIFDGLLRPLDGALGQVDMAFVKKRGQFRDRDAWVSRTQAQRRRRFDRLRQILGI; encoded by the coding sequence ATGGCAGACTACTTCTCGCGGGTTCGCGCGATGGGGTTCCGTCCTCGAACGGTGATCGATGTTGGCGTGGCGGATGGAACCTTCGACCTTTACGAAGGGTTTCCCGACAGCCGGTTTCTTTTGATCGAGCCGATGGTGGAGTTCGAGCCCGCTTTGAAGCGGATTTGTCGTCAGCACAACGGCATTTATGAGATCGCTGCCGCCGGATCGCGGAAGGGTAGCGCGCAAATCCACTTTGGCGCAAACCTTCACGGCGCCTCCCTCGTTGCTGAAGACGGCGGCGAGCGGTCGGTTTCAGTCATCACCGTAGACGCCCTGGTCGAGCAACACCAAATGAAGGGGCCGTTTGTCCTGAAGATCGATGTTCAAGGCGCGGAGTTCGAGGTTATAGAAGGTTCGGTAAAGACCCTTGAGCAAACGGAAATCGTAGTTCTCGAAGTGCCGCTGTTCGATTTCTCGAAGACCGGCATCACCATGGTCGAGGCCGTTCTGAAAATGAAGGAGCTGGGGTTCGTTCCACACGACATCTTCGACGGGCTTCTCCGTCCGCTCGACGGCGCTTTGGGGCAAGTCGATATGGCATTTGTGAAAAAGCGGGGCCAGTTCCGGGATCGTGACGCTTGGGTGTCTCGCACGCAGGCGCAGCGACGCAGGCGCTTCGATAGATTGCGACAAATTCTCGGTATCTAG
- a CDS encoding TylF/MycF/NovP-related O-methyltransferase, giving the protein MRNLVKVGKGTIKTLAERLGYKIIGLPQITSRYPDDLAYALNVPTAGYAPWLLDSDFRSVFNKVSDHTLLDEYRAYALWSLAGEAAKLPEGDVIEVGVWRGGSGCLLAKRFATLAPSAVVYLADTFSGVVKSSSVDRGYGDGAHSDATRQIVVDLAEGIDAHVEIMQGVFPDETGHAVAGNKFRFAHIDIDVYESAKAILDWLWPRLLHEAIVVFDDYGFVSCPGITHLVNDRRQKKDCIFIHNLTGQGILIKRTK; this is encoded by the coding sequence GTGCGAAATCTTGTCAAAGTCGGCAAAGGCACGATAAAGACACTGGCGGAGCGGCTTGGATACAAGATTATCGGGCTGCCGCAAATTACGTCGCGTTATCCTGATGACCTGGCATATGCGTTGAATGTTCCGACGGCCGGTTATGCGCCATGGCTTTTGGATTCTGATTTTCGGTCCGTATTTAATAAGGTTTCCGATCACACACTTCTTGATGAATACCGCGCCTACGCATTGTGGTCACTTGCCGGCGAAGCGGCGAAGTTACCGGAGGGCGATGTAATCGAGGTGGGGGTTTGGCGGGGCGGCAGCGGATGCCTCCTAGCCAAGCGGTTCGCAACCCTTGCCCCCTCTGCGGTAGTATATTTAGCCGATACCTTTTCCGGAGTCGTCAAATCATCGTCTGTAGACAGAGGCTATGGCGATGGTGCGCATAGTGATGCTACGCGTCAAATCGTCGTCGATCTGGCCGAAGGAATTGATGCCCACGTAGAAATTATGCAGGGCGTTTTTCCCGACGAAACCGGGCATGCTGTAGCTGGCAATAAGTTCCGTTTTGCACACATAGACATTGATGTTTACGAATCGGCCAAGGCGATTCTTGATTGGTTATGGCCGCGGCTGTTGCACGAGGCCATTGTTGTTTTCGATGACTATGGGTTTGTTTCGTGTCCAGGAATCACGCATCTGGTCAATGATCGGCGTCAAAAGAAAGATTGTATTTTCATCCACAATCTTACGGGCCAGGGGATCTTAATCAAGCGGACGAAGTAA